The Methanococcus voltae PS genome segment ATTAATTTTTTTATTTTTAATTATATTAGTTTTATAAAATAGCTTTTTTTATTAGTGCTTTAGTTGTATTTGTTAACCCTATTTTTATAGTCACAAATAGTTATAAAATATAGTAAGTACTAATTCATAATACTATAATCTAAAGTGATATTATGGACGTAAATTTAAATGAATCAACCAACACAAGTTTGGAAAGTTTGAAAAATTTAAAAAAGAAATTGAATATAACAGAATTAAGGGCAAATTCCATCGAAGAATTAATTGAGAAGTTAGATGAATTAAATGAGGAAGAAGAAGGAATTTATTTAAACAAAGAGTTAACAAAATCATTAATAATCGAACTTTTGGAAGTTTGTGACGTGGAAGAAATATATTTACCGGTTTCGAAATACAACAGGACTAATAAAAAGATATTAGAGGCCTTAAGTGAGATAGGAATCACCGTAAAACCCCTAACGACTGAGAAAGGCCGTCCTACAACTAAAAAACAAATTATTAAAAAAAAGATGGAAGAGGGTAAAAATCCCAAGGAAATAGCAATTAGCACAGGGATTAATTTAAAAACTGTTGAATATCATTATTATAAATTAAAAAAAGAAATAAAAAATAAAATAACTAATAACAAAGGAATAGACAAATAAACAAATAAACAAATAAACAATATGTATTTTTTATTATGTATTACATATGGTGAAATTTTGAAAATAAATATCGAAGAAAGTGAAAATAATCTAATTTTAAAAGCAGTAAAGACTAATTTAAAAAACGGGGAATTTATAAGAAGAATTCTTTTAGATTATAATTTATTGAATAAGGATTATAAGTTAAAAAAACTGGATAATAACTTATATTTGCCATTGAATTATGAAGAAATTGAAGAAATAGGCGAGGAAGACTTAAAAAATACCTTAAAAAATGTTATAATTAAAAGCCAAAATCAAAATCAAAATCAAATGGACGATATGGATTTTGAAATTATAACTACAAATGAATCCGATTTTGAAAAGTCAAATAATAAAAAAAATCCAAGTTTTAAAGATTATCTTTTAAATAATTATAGTGACGAATTAACAAACGGAAGAATAGCACACGCATATGATATTATAGGGGATATCGTAATATTACAAATTTCGGATGAAATTGATAAAGAAGAACGGTTAAAGCTTGGAGAAAAGGCTAAAGAATTAATACCTTCTGTAAGAGCTGTTTTTAGGCGAGAAAGTGACGTAAAAGGAGAATATCGTGTAAGAGATTTAGAACATTTGGCAGGAGAAGAGAATACATTAACACTTTATAAGGAAAATGGCTATAAATTATATGTGGATGTTGCAAAAGTGTATTTCTCACCACGTTTAAGCTGGGAAAGAAATAGAATAATGCAGAAAGTCGAAAAAGACGACGTAATAGTAGACATGTTTTGTGGAGTGGGACCTTATTCAATTGCTTGTAAGGATGCAAAAAAGATATATTCTATAGACGTAAACCCTGAAGCTATAAAATTATTAAAAGAGAATATAAAATTGAATAACTTGGAAAATAAAATATTTTCTATCCTCGAAGACGTTAGAAAGGTAGATTTAAAAGGTAATAGAATAATTATGAATTTACCAAAATATGCAAATCAATTTGTCGATAAAGCTTTGGATTTGGTGGAAGAAGGCGGGACAATACATTATTACATGGTTGGAGCAGATGTAAACGAGGGCATAAATTTATTTAAATCAAAGTGTGAATGTGAAGTTTTGGAAAGCAGGGTTGTAAAATCCTATTCTCCACGCGAATATGTCTTTGTAATTGATTTTAAAATCAATAATCCTAATAAAAATAAAAAATAATATTTAAAATAAGAATAATAAAAATAAGAATTTAAATGTCAATATGTTCTTTAAATTTGTTTAATACTATCATATGCTCTTTAGAACCTACTTTTTTTATTATATTCGCATATTCTTTAATTTTTTCCATCATTTTAATTTTTTCAGTTTCTGAAACTAGATTTATGCGAGAATATAAAACTGCAATTTCAACCAGTAAACTATCGGCTCTGTTAAATGGTTTAAGCTCATTTTGATACTTTTTATTAGTATCAATGATTTTTTCATCTATTTTTTCACATTCTAAATTCATTATGCATGAATTACCATATTCATTTTTAAAACTACTAAATTTACGGTTTTTAACTTTGACTATATCAATTTTTTCAGCTTCTTTGATATAATAATAAGTTTTTCCATTATATTCTAATTTTTCATAGTTTCCTACATCGTCAATTACAGATTCTGCAATAATTAATGGACTACATACATTTAAAATTATAATATCTTCATTTTTAAGCATTTCATAAGTGTGAGAACCTTCGAATAAATTAATTATATAATTTTTAAAATCCGAAGTTTTTGCCCCAATTGGAGCCCTATTCAATAAAGAAGACGTTAAAACATACTCATATTTCATAATATCGCTACTTTAAATTTTTAGAATTACTGTATATTTAATTGCATTAAATTACATTACAATAGTTATTTTAATTATATATCCCTATATAAGAATTATATAATAAAGATTTTGAATTTTTAAACATTTATAATTTTGGTGAATATATGTATTCAAAATGTACTGCAATATCTCATGGTTCTGGGACTATAATAAATGCCATTGCTACAAATAAGGGCTCTGCATTTGGTATAACTTTAGGAGTTGAAGCAACTGTCGAGTTAATAAATGACCATAAAAAAATCATTAATGGAAAGATTGAAGGGCAAAAAGAAATTGCCCCTAATTTGATAGAGACATGTGTAAAAAATGTTTTAGATTATTATAATTTGGATTACTCCGCAAAGGTTACTACAAAATCTAATTTGCCCATAAAATCCGGCTTAAGCAGTAGTAGTGCAACAGCTAATGCAGTTACTCTTGCCACAATGGGGGTTTTAGGAAAATATGCTCCCGAAGGCGATAAAAAAATTAATAAAAAAATTAATAACGAGTTGGATGATTTAATAATTAATTTGGGCATAAAATCTTGCTTTGATGAAAATTTAACGATAACTGGGGCATATGACGATGCAACAGCCTCATACTATGGTGGAATTACAATAACAGATAATGAAAATAGAAAAATTTTAAAGAGAGACGCATTTAATGATGAAGATGTAAAAGTAATCGTTTTAATTCCAAATAACTATCAAAAAAATTTAAACAAAGAACGTATGATATTAATTAAAAATTACGTTGAAATAGCATTTAACAATTGTTTAGTGGGTAATTATTATGAAGCCCTTTTTATGAATGGATTATTTTATGCGTCTACTTTGAATTTTCCTACAAACATATCTATAGAAGCATTAGAGTCAGGAGCTTTAACTTTTGGGCTTTCTGGAACGGGACCTTCCTATATAGGTCTTTGTAAAGCTGAAAATGTTCCAAATATCGTAAAATATCTTGAAAAATACGGAAAAATATATATTACGGAAGTTTGTAATTCGAAATCTAAAATAATTAATTTAGAATGATAAATTTTTTTAATATTTTAATATTTTAATATTTTAATATATGATATCATATTTTAATCTTCAACTGTATTTTATCCCAATCATGCGATAATTATATAAAAGTGAAATTTATAATATATGGTGCTTTATGATATTGATTTATCAGATAATTATTTTAATCAATATCCTTAATTAAATTTATAAATAATAGAATGTAGATAAAATATTTATTGAATGTCATACTATTATTTGCTAATTATTTATCACTATTTATTTAATGATATCTAAATTAGATACTAATCAATACTAATATCCAATATCTCTAAGTAGGTGTAATTATGGAAGAAAAAGTAACTGTAAGTGTTATTAAAGCAGATGTGGGCGGTTTATGCGGTCACACATTAGCTCCTATTGAATTATTAGACGCTGTTGAATACGTAGTTGAAAACGCGGTTGACGAAACATTAATCGACTACTACGTTACAAACTGTGGTGACGACATCGATATTGTTATGACTCATAACAAAGGTGTAGATAACGATGAAGTACACAAATTAGCTTGGGACGCATTAACAGATGCGACAGAAGTTGCAAAAGAGTTAAAATTATACGGTGCAGGTCAAGATTTATTATCAGACTCATTTTCAGGAAACGTTAAAGGTTTAGGCCCAGGATGTGCAGAAATGGAATTCGTAGAAAGAAGAAGCGAACCATTAGTTGTATTTTGCTGTGATAAAACAGACCCTGCAGCATTTAACTTGCCATTCTACAAAATGTTCAGCAGTCCATTCAACACACCAGGTTTAGTATTTGACCCATCAATGACAGAAGGTTTCAAATACGAAGTTATGGACATCATCGACCACAAAAGAGTTTTAATGAGCACACCTGTTGAAACATACTCCTTATTAGCTTTAATCGGAAACTTAGAAAGATACGCAATTAAGAGAGTTTACAGAGGATACGACAACGAAATTGCAGCTGTAGCAAGTTCAGAAAAATTAAACATGATGGCAGGAGAATACGTTGGTAAAGACGACCCTGTAGCTATCGTAAGAGCTCAAAGCGGTTTCCCGGCAGTTGGTGAACTTTTAGAAGCTTTCGCTAACCCACACTTAGTATCAGGATGGATGAGAGGATGCCACTGGGGTCCAATGATGCCAGTTGGAGAAGAAGACGCTATGCCTTCAAGATTTGATGGTCCTGCAAGAATTATGGCTTTAGGATTCCAATTGTCAAAAGGAAGATTAGTTGGTCCAAATGACTTATT includes the following:
- a CDS encoding shikimate kinase — encoded protein: MYSKCTAISHGSGTIINAIATNKGSAFGITLGVEATVELINDHKKIINGKIEGQKEIAPNLIETCVKNVLDYYNLDYSAKVTTKSNLPIKSGLSSSSATANAVTLATMGVLGKYAPEGDKKINKKINNELDDLIINLGIKSCFDENLTITGAYDDATASYYGGITITDNENRKILKRDAFNDEDVKVIVLIPNNYQKNLNKERMILIKNYVEIAFNNCLVGNYYEALFMNGLFYASTLNFPTNISIEALESGALTFGLSGTGPSYIGLCKAENVPNIVKYLEKYGKIYITEVCNSKSKIINLE
- the fbp gene encoding fructose-1,6-bisphosphate aldolase/phosphatase, which encodes MEEKVTVSVIKADVGGLCGHTLAPIELLDAVEYVVENAVDETLIDYYVTNCGDDIDIVMTHNKGVDNDEVHKLAWDALTDATEVAKELKLYGAGQDLLSDSFSGNVKGLGPGCAEMEFVERRSEPLVVFCCDKTDPAAFNLPFYKMFSSPFNTPGLVFDPSMTEGFKYEVMDIIDHKRVLMSTPVETYSLLALIGNLERYAIKRVYRGYDNEIAAVASSEKLNMMAGEYVGKDDPVAIVRAQSGFPAVGELLEAFANPHLVSGWMRGCHWGPMMPVGEEDAMPSRFDGPARIMALGFQLSKGRLVGPNDLFADKAFDKARDKALDMADMMRSMGPFQPHRLPESMMEYTSVPKVLKALESRFEEIPENNCKLDKVTDRGDLE
- a CDS encoding DUF447 domain-containing protein translates to MKYEYVLTSSLLNRAPIGAKTSDFKNYIINLFEGSHTYEMLKNEDIIILNVCSPLIIAESVIDDVGNYEKLEYNGKTYYYIKEAEKIDIVKVKNRKFSSFKNEYGNSCIMNLECEKIDEKIIDTNKKYQNELKPFNRADSLLVEIAVLYSRINLVSETEKIKMMEKIKEYANIIKKVGSKEHMIVLNKFKEHIDI
- the trm5b gene encoding tRNA (guanine(37)-N1)-methyltransferase Trm5b, whose amino-acid sequence is MLKAVKTNLKNGEFIRRILLDYNLLNKDYKLKKLDNNLYLPLNYEEIEEIGEEDLKNTLKNVIIKSQNQNQNQMDDMDFEIITTNESDFEKSNNKKNPSFKDYLLNNYSDELTNGRIAHAYDIIGDIVILQISDEIDKEERLKLGEKAKELIPSVRAVFRRESDVKGEYRVRDLEHLAGEENTLTLYKENGYKLYVDVAKVYFSPRLSWERNRIMQKVEKDDVIVDMFCGVGPYSIACKDAKKIYSIDVNPEAIKLLKENIKLNNLENKIFSILEDVRKVDLKGNRIIMNLPKYANQFVDKALDLVEEGGTIHYYMVGADVNEGINLFKSKCECEVLESRVVKSYSPREYVFVIDFKINNPNKNKK